One window of Panthera tigris isolate Pti1 chromosome C2, P.tigris_Pti1_mat1.1, whole genome shotgun sequence genomic DNA carries:
- the MAGEF1 gene encoding melanoma-associated antigen F1 gives MLQKPESGALPIPQAEGKDGGRDGETQALTASQEEAPSPLLQESSKEDLGAGREEGAAEPALTPKGARTLAAKALARRRAYRRLDRTVAELVQFLLVKDKKKSPITRFEMVKYVIGDLKDLFPEIIARAAEHLRYVFGFELKQLGRKHHTYILINKLKPLEEEEEEDLGGDGPRLGLLIMILGLIYMKGNSARETQVWEMLRRLGMRPSKYHFLFGYPKRLILEDFVQQRYLNYRQVPHTNPPECEFSWGPRSNLEISKMKVLGFVAKLHKKEPHHWPVQYREALADEADRARAKARAEASMRARARANQRAGIHPW, from the coding sequence ATGTTGCAGAAACCCGAGAGCGGGGCTCTCCCCATCCCTCAGGCCGAGGGGAAGGATGGCGGCCGTGACGGTGAGACCCAGGCCCTGACCGCCTCTCAGGAGGAGGCCCCGAGTCCCCTCCTGCAGGAGAGCTCCAAGGAGGATCTTGGcgccgggagggaggagggggctgcgGAGCCCGCCCTCACCCCAAAAGGCGCGAGGACCTTGGCAGCCAAAGCTTTGGCCCGGCGCAGGGCCTACCGCCGTCTGGATCGGACGGTGGCCGAGCTGGTGCAGTTTCTGCTGGTGAAGGACAAGAAGAAGAGTCCCATCACTCGCTTCGAGATGGTGAAATACGTTATCGGAGACTTGAAGGATCTGTTCCCTGAGATCATCGCAAGGGCCGCAGAACATCTGCGGTATGTCTTTGGTTTCGAGCTAAAACAGCTTGGCCGCAAGCACCACACTTACATCCTGATCAACAAACTAAAAcctctggaggaggaggaggaggaggatctGGGAGGAGATGGCCCCAGATTGGGTCTCTTAATAATGATCTTGGGCCTTATCTACATGAAAGGTAATAGTGCCAGGGAGACACAGGTCTGGGAGATGCTGCGTCGGTTGGGGATGCGTCCGTCAAAGTATCACTTCCTCTTTGGGTACCCGAAGAGGCTTATTCTGGAAGATTTCGTGCAGCAGCGATACCTCAATTACAGGCAGGTGCCTCACACCAATCCGCCGGAATGTGAATTCTCTTGGGGTCCCCGGAGCAACCTGGAAATCAGCAAGATGAAAGTCCTGGGGTTCGTGGCCAAACTCCATAAGAAAGAACCCCACCACTGGCCAGTGCAGTACCGTGAGGCCCTGGCAGACGAAGCCGACAGGGCCAGGGCCAAGGCCAGAGCTGAGGCCAGTATGAGGGCTAGGGCTAGAGCCAatcaaagggctggtatccaccCTTGGTGA